One segment of Deinococcus sp. Leaf326 DNA contains the following:
- a CDS encoding sugar ABC transporter permease, with translation MTALPDSQLPPGGYVHREPGPLRRALPWLVGAAVIVGLLVLGYFLARSLQGSQRSFTIFFVEGGWKRFLLFLLAAAGVLALTSLLGQKIGEARLRRKISYAAVLGDQLTHLFLMLVVLIAVYPLFYVLVAAFDPRNSLFAFPNFSDPNLFYKTGLLPRLDVLSFENFRQLFEGVTVPLWQLLLAIVGGAALAALGLLALAGRFGRDSEGLTRTRAWVTRILIVAVAALVLFVTPAQFQGTTNESKFLLSVRNTLFVSGVTGALAILLSTTAGYAMARLRFPGRFQTLLFFIFIQMFPVFLALVAVYSLMVTLGLSNTFTGLILAYSGGAIAFNTWIYKGYVESLPESLEEAAMVDGATRWQTFVRVVLPLSGGILVFIFLNQFIGTYAEYILSSVLLTGVDKWTVGIMLQSFTQGQFNTKWGVFSAAATLGALPIIALFYGFQGYFVGGTVSGGVKE, from the coding sequence ATGACCGCCCTGCCAGATTCACAGTTGCCCCCCGGCGGCTATGTCCACCGCGAACCCGGTCCGCTGCGCCGCGCCCTGCCCTGGCTTGTGGGGGCGGCGGTGATCGTGGGCCTCCTCGTGCTCGGCTACTTCCTGGCGCGCAGCCTCCAGGGCTCGCAGCGCAGCTTCACCATCTTCTTCGTCGAGGGCGGCTGGAAACGCTTCTTACTGTTCCTGCTGGCGGCGGCGGGCGTGCTGGCCCTGACCAGCCTGCTCGGCCAGAAGATCGGCGAGGCGCGCCTGCGGCGCAAGATCAGCTACGCGGCGGTGCTGGGCGACCAGCTCACCCACCTGTTCCTGATGCTGGTCGTGCTCATCGCGGTCTACCCGCTGTTCTACGTGCTCGTGGCGGCCTTCGACCCGCGCAACAGCCTGTTCGCCTTCCCCAACTTCAGCGACCCCAACCTCTTCTACAAGACCGGTCTGCTCCCCCGGCTGGACGTGCTGAGCTTCGAGAACTTCCGGCAGCTGTTCGAGGGCGTGACCGTGCCCCTGTGGCAGTTGCTGCTGGCCATCGTCGGCGGAGCGGCGCTGGCCGCGCTGGGCCTGCTGGCGCTGGCCGGACGGTTCGGGCGCGACAGCGAGGGCCTGACGCGCACGCGGGCCTGGGTCACGCGCATCCTGATCGTGGCGGTGGCGGCGCTCGTGCTGTTCGTGACTCCGGCGCAGTTCCAGGGGACGACCAACGAGAGCAAATTCCTGCTGTCGGTGCGCAATACCCTGTTCGTGTCGGGCGTGACGGGCGCGCTGGCGATCCTGCTCTCGACGACCGCCGGCTACGCGATGGCGCGGCTGCGCTTTCCGGGCCGCTTCCAGACCCTGCTGTTCTTCATCTTCATCCAGATGTTCCCGGTGTTTCTGGCGCTCGTGGCCGTGTACTCCCTGATGGTCACGCTGGGCCTGAGCAACACCTTCACCGGCCTGATCCTGGCGTACTCGGGCGGGGCCATCGCCTTCAACACCTGGATCTACAAGGGGTACGTCGAGTCGCTGCCCGAGTCGCTCGAAGAGGCCGCCATGGTGGACGGCGCGACCCGCTGGCAGACCTTCGTGCGCGTGGTGCTGCCGCTGTCGGGCGGCATCCTGGTCTTCATCTTCCTCAACCAGTTCATCGGCACCTACGCCGAGTACATCCTGTCGAGCGTCCTGCTCACCGGGGTGGACAAATGGACGGTGGGCATCATGCTCCAGTCGTTCACGCAGGGGCAGTTCAACACCAAGTGGGGCGTGTTCTCGGCCGCCGCCACGCTGGGCGCCCTGCCGATCATCGCGCTGTTCTACGGCTTCCAGGGCTACTTCGTGGGCGGCACGGTGTCGGGCGGCGTCAAGGAATAA
- a CDS encoding TetR/AcrR family transcriptional regulator has translation MPDDTPRPLRARNADEKKRRRTEILDAAERLWSTASYSELSMSQVAAEARLAKGTLYLYFDTKEELFLALLTSHLQRWAADCVLRLREERPRTPDALTEALLRGHESAQPLRRLLLLYGSVLERNASQTWIRQAQQLMWQVLRDIVQELPYPPETSARLIMHLYALSVGWHQVAELGPRLQQPHDPPSRVIGESLFEDEFTYALQALLRQLLPQVV, from the coding sequence GTGCCCGACGACACCCCCAGACCCCTGCGCGCCCGTAATGCAGATGAGAAAAAACGCCGCCGTACTGAGATCCTGGACGCCGCCGAGCGTCTGTGGTCCACCGCCTCCTACAGCGAACTGAGCATGAGCCAGGTGGCCGCCGAGGCCCGGCTGGCCAAAGGAACCCTGTACCTCTATTTCGACACCAAGGAAGAACTGTTTCTCGCCCTCCTGACCAGCCACCTCCAGCGCTGGGCCGCCGACTGCGTCCTGCGGCTGCGCGAGGAGCGTCCCCGCACCCCCGACGCTCTCACTGAGGCGCTTCTGCGCGGGCACGAGTCGGCCCAGCCGCTGCGCCGCCTGCTGCTGCTCTACGGCTCCGTGCTCGAGCGCAACGCCTCGCAGACCTGGATCCGGCAGGCCCAGCAGCTGATGTGGCAGGTGCTGCGCGACATCGTGCAGGAGCTGCCCTACCCGCCCGAGACCTCGGCGCGGCTCATCATGCACCTCTACGCCCTGTCGGTGGGCTGGCATCAGGTCGCCGAGCTCGGCCCGCGCCTCCAGCAGCCGCACGATCCCCCGAGCCGCGTGATCGGCGAGTCGCTGTTCGAGGACGAGTTCACCTATGCCCTCCAGGCGCTGCTGCGCCAGCTGTTGCCCCAGGTGGTGTGA
- a CDS encoding PspA/IM30 family protein: protein MSIFDRLSRLLRANVNDMISRAEDPAKIIDQALRDMRAAYTDARSEVAEAMAQNAKLEREANTNRTLASEYEGKAEEALRGGSEDLAREALRRSQNHKDLAKGFDEQRALQTSTVDQLKTQLRALEAKIDEMESKKTLLAARQKTAQAGATLGRVSGFDKSGSAMDAFNDMERKVAGMEDRNQAMTELSTENDLDAQLRDLGRNKDMDDAFAALKAKVQGDKKD, encoded by the coding sequence ATGAGTATTTTTGACCGACTGTCCCGACTGCTGCGCGCCAACGTCAACGACATGATTTCCCGCGCCGAGGACCCCGCCAAGATCATCGACCAGGCCCTGCGAGACATGCGCGCGGCCTACACCGATGCCCGCAGCGAAGTCGCCGAGGCGATGGCCCAGAACGCCAAACTCGAGCGCGAGGCCAACACCAACCGCACCCTGGCGTCCGAATACGAGGGCAAGGCCGAAGAAGCCCTGCGCGGCGGCAGCGAGGACCTCGCCCGCGAGGCGCTGCGCCGCTCGCAGAACCACAAGGACCTCGCCAAGGGCTTCGACGAGCAGCGGGCGCTCCAGACGAGCACCGTGGACCAGCTCAAGACCCAATTGCGCGCCCTGGAAGCCAAGATCGACGAGATGGAGTCGAAAAAGACCCTGCTCGCGGCCCGCCAGAAGACCGCGCAGGCCGGCGCCACCCTGGGCCGCGTCTCGGGCTTCGACAAGTCCGGCAGTGCCATGGACGCTTTCAACGACATGGAGCGCAAGGTGGCGGGCATGGAAGACCGCAACCAGGCGATGACAGAGCTGAGCACCGAGAACGACCTCGACGCGCAGCTGCGTGACCTGGGCCGCAACAAGGACATGGACGACGCCTTCGCGGCCCTCAAGGCCAAGGTTCAGGGCGACAAGAAGGACTGA
- the dxs gene encoding 1-deoxy-D-xylulose-5-phosphate synthase gives MLDGVNSPDDLKLLSRDQLPELTQEVRDEIVRVCSQGGLHLASSLGATDLIVALHYVLNSPRDRILFDVGHQAYAHKILTGRRHQMSTLKKEGGLSGFTKVSESPHDAITVGHASTSLANALGMALARDAQGQDHKVVAVIGDGSLTGGMALAALNTIGDMNRKMLIVLNDNEMSISENVGAMNKFMRGLQVQKWFQEGEGAGKKAVEAVSKPLANFMSRAKSSTRHFFDPASVNPFAAMGLRYVGPVDGHNVQELVWLFERLLDLDGPTILHVVTRKGKGLSYAEADPIYWHGPAKFDPETGEFKPSDAYSWSAAFGDAVTELAANDPRTFVITPAMREGSGLVGYSKAHPHRYLDVGIAEEVAVTTAAGMALQGLRPIVAIYSSFLQRAYDQVLHDVAIENLNVTFAIDRAGIVGADGATHNGVFDLSYLRSIPGLHIGLPRDAAELRGMLKYAQENPGPFAVRYPRGNTERVPEGTWPDIVWGKWERLKAGDDVVILAGGKALDYALKAAAGLDGVGVVNARFVKPLDEEMLREIAGTARAVVTVEDNTVVGGFGSAVLETLNALRLNVPVRVLGIPDEFQEHATVESVHARAGIDTQAIRTVLAELGVDVPLGV, from the coding sequence CTGCTTGACGGGGTGAACAGCCCCGACGACCTCAAGCTGCTCTCCCGTGACCAGTTACCCGAGCTGACCCAGGAGGTACGCGACGAGATCGTGCGGGTGTGCTCGCAGGGGGGGCTGCACCTCGCGTCCTCGCTGGGGGCCACCGACCTGATCGTGGCGCTGCACTACGTCCTGAACTCGCCGCGCGACCGCATCCTGTTCGACGTCGGGCATCAGGCCTACGCGCACAAGATTCTCACCGGCCGCCGCCACCAGATGTCGACCCTGAAAAAGGAGGGCGGCCTCTCGGGGTTCACCAAGGTCAGCGAGTCGCCGCACGACGCGATCACGGTGGGGCACGCCAGCACCAGCCTCGCCAACGCGCTGGGGATGGCGCTGGCGAGAGACGCCCAGGGACAGGACCACAAGGTCGTGGCCGTCATCGGGGACGGCTCGCTAACGGGCGGCATGGCTCTGGCAGCGCTGAACACCATCGGCGACATGAATCGCAAGATGCTCATCGTGCTCAACGACAACGAGATGAGCATCTCGGAGAACGTGGGCGCTATGAATAAGTTCATGCGCGGTCTCCAGGTACAGAAATGGTTTCAGGAGGGCGAAGGCGCCGGCAAGAAAGCGGTCGAGGCAGTCAGCAAGCCGCTCGCCAACTTCATGAGCCGCGCCAAGAGCAGCACCCGGCATTTCTTCGACCCTGCGAGCGTCAATCCCTTCGCGGCGATGGGTCTGCGCTACGTGGGGCCGGTGGACGGCCACAACGTGCAGGAACTCGTGTGGCTCTTCGAACGCCTGCTCGACCTCGACGGCCCGACCATCCTGCACGTGGTCACGCGCAAGGGCAAGGGCCTGAGCTACGCCGAGGCCGATCCCATCTACTGGCACGGTCCGGCCAAGTTCGACCCTGAGACCGGCGAATTCAAGCCCTCGGACGCCTACTCGTGGAGTGCAGCTTTCGGTGACGCCGTGACCGAGCTCGCCGCGAACGACCCACGCACCTTCGTCATCACCCCGGCCATGCGCGAGGGCAGCGGCCTCGTGGGCTACAGCAAGGCGCACCCGCACCGCTACCTCGACGTGGGGATCGCCGAGGAGGTCGCCGTGACGACCGCCGCCGGCATGGCCCTGCAGGGGCTGCGTCCCATTGTGGCGATCTACAGCAGCTTCTTGCAGCGCGCCTACGATCAGGTGCTGCACGACGTGGCCATCGAGAACCTGAACGTGACCTTCGCCATCGACCGCGCCGGGATCGTGGGCGCCGACGGCGCGACCCACAACGGCGTGTTCGACCTGAGCTACCTGCGCAGCATTCCGGGCCTGCATATCGGCCTGCCGCGCGACGCCGCCGAGCTGCGGGGCATGCTGAAGTACGCCCAGGAAAATCCCGGCCCATTCGCGGTCCGTTACCCGCGCGGCAACACCGAGCGCGTGCCCGAGGGCACCTGGCCCGACATCGTCTGGGGCAAGTGGGAGCGTCTGAAGGCAGGCGACGACGTGGTCATCCTGGCGGGGGGCAAAGCGCTGGACTACGCCCTGAAAGCAGCGGCAGGTCTGGACGGCGTGGGTGTGGTCAATGCCCGTTTCGTCAAGCCGCTCGACGAGGAGATGCTGCGCGAGATCGCCGGGACGGCGCGCGCCGTCGTGACGGTCGAGGACAACACGGTCGTCGGCGGCTTCGGCAGCGCGGTTCTGGAAACCCTGAACGCCCTGCGACTGAACGTGCCGGTGCGCGTGCTGGGCATTCCCGACGAGTTTCAGGAACACGCCACCGTCGAGAGCGTGCACGCCCGCGCGGGCATCGACACCCAGGCCATCCGCACGGTCCTGGCGGAGCTGGGCGTGGACGTGCCACTGGGCGTCTGA
- a CDS encoding nitroreductase family protein — translation MNLLDGMLARRTTNGPFRPDPVSREHQHLLMRVAQAAPSHFNSQPWRFVLVENPQTIAEVARISGESMTELIDAGVFFERYRRYFRFTEAEMDARRDGIHIDHLPGPLKPFTRQVFSDTGLRVMRQLGVPRKLGEDNRKLVAGSPLLLAALLDRAEYRPGELSGFYSAFGLGAAVENVWNAVGELSMGIQFVSTPMEIPRQWQAVRELLRVPEDLELMAVYRLGYLPEDQKRPSIDWSSRHRKRLSQFVSRESCDVPEPDEPGSD, via the coding sequence ATGAACCTTCTCGACGGCATGCTTGCCCGCAGGACCACCAACGGGCCTTTTCGGCCGGACCCGGTGTCGCGCGAGCACCAGCACCTCCTCATGCGCGTGGCGCAGGCCGCGCCCAGCCACTTCAACTCGCAGCCCTGGCGTTTCGTGCTCGTCGAGAACCCGCAGACCATCGCGGAGGTCGCCCGCATCTCCGGCGAGAGTATGACCGAACTCATCGACGCGGGCGTGTTTTTCGAGCGCTACCGCCGCTACTTCCGCTTCACCGAGGCCGAGATGGACGCGCGGCGCGACGGCATTCACATCGACCACCTGCCGGGGCCGCTCAAGCCCTTCACGCGGCAGGTGTTCTCGGATACGGGCCTGCGCGTGATGCGCCAGCTCGGCGTCCCCAGGAAATTGGGGGAGGACAACCGCAAGCTGGTGGCCGGCAGCCCGCTGCTGCTCGCCGCCCTGCTCGACCGCGCCGAGTACCGTCCCGGCGAGCTGTCGGGCTTCTACAGCGCGTTTGGGCTGGGGGCGGCTGTCGAGAACGTCTGGAACGCGGTCGGCGAGCTGAGTATGGGCATCCAGTTCGTGAGCACCCCGATGGAGATTCCGCGCCAGTGGCAGGCCGTGCGCGAGTTGCTGCGTGTGCCCGAGGACCTCGAACTCATGGCCGTCTACCGCCTGGGGTACCTGCCCGAGGACCAGAAACGCCCGTCCATCGACTGGAGCAGCCGCCACCGCAAACGGCTCTCGCAGTTCGTGAGCCGCGAGAGCTGTGACGTGCCCGAGCCGGACGAACCGGGCAGCGACTGA
- a CDS encoding DinB family protein, which yields MDAPAFYAYLTRARRELWDMLRALPDEEVSRGVIPTEGARCLKDLAMHVAVVEDGWFRGDLLGQPLVLDGFGWPEPASADEYWHHGDKPLETVLAYWEAVEAATLAGWPELLEVAASDRRIPVDESRPETLAADEVLWHVMQHEVRHTAQMVQMLRLLGHKPPSLDLVFLTAR from the coding sequence ATGGACGCTCCCGCCTTCTATGCCTACCTGACCCGCGCCCGCCGTGAGCTGTGGGACATGCTGCGTGCGCTGCCTGACGAGGAAGTCTCGCGGGGCGTCATACCGACGGAGGGCGCGCGCTGCCTCAAGGACCTCGCCATGCACGTCGCAGTGGTCGAGGACGGCTGGTTCCGGGGCGACCTGCTGGGGCAGCCGCTGGTCCTCGACGGCTTCGGCTGGCCCGAACCGGCCTCGGCCGACGAGTACTGGCACCACGGAGATAAACCGTTGGAAACCGTACTGGCCTACTGGGAGGCGGTCGAGGCGGCGACCCTGGCCGGGTGGCCCGAGCTGTTGGAGGTGGCCGCCTCCGACCGGCGGATTCCGGTGGACGAGAGCCGCCCGGAGACGCTCGCGGCCGACGAGGTGCTGTGGCACGTCATGCAGCATGAGGTGCGGCACACGGCCCAGATGGTGCAGATGCTCCGGCTGCTGGGGCACAAGCCGCCCTCGCTCGACCTAGTATTCCTCACGGCGCGCTAG
- a CDS encoding low temperature requirement protein A produces MRGGPPLSDRRPGAGTSGLDPSVGDTVDLERGAGQPPGGPGHGVAGELEAAAARTDAAEEQKVSWLELFFDLVFVVAFDQLAKRLGSAPTFENVAEFTLLFAAVWWAWSGNTTYAARYGNAGRLYRWGTLGELVSMGMIALTLRGDLSDIAGFFALAFGINRAIQAGLHLWVARQSPELRGFARRLGLATGLSSLVWCASALLPWGGGAQLLAWTFALLLEVLTPVLARDAGRAALPHAGHLPERVGLLQIIALGEIVTEVVGGARQQRLSVATLLPALCAIILAVALWRLYFDQARSLPLLGAHLQGRVNTMLAWLYGHFPFTLSVVMLSVGAGHSISSASAQQAATLQQFVAWPLAGALATLAFLRWTTLRLTERRADRSLWALLLGAGLAALLGPTDLDPLRLHALSAALAVGVAVVVAGDSSTRRLGQIEQRVTARLEEEPDP; encoded by the coding sequence GTGAGGGGTGGCCCGCCCCTGAGTGACCGGCGGCCGGGAGCGGGGACCTCGGGGCTGGACCCCTCGGTGGGGGACACCGTCGACCTCGAACGCGGCGCCGGCCAGCCGCCCGGCGGCCCGGGTCACGGGGTGGCCGGCGAACTGGAGGCGGCAGCGGCCCGCACAGACGCCGCCGAGGAACAGAAGGTCAGCTGGCTCGAACTGTTTTTCGACCTCGTGTTCGTAGTGGCCTTCGACCAGCTCGCCAAGCGGTTGGGGAGCGCGCCGACCTTCGAGAACGTCGCGGAGTTCACGCTGCTGTTCGCGGCGGTGTGGTGGGCGTGGTCCGGCAACACGACCTACGCCGCGCGGTACGGCAACGCTGGGCGCCTGTACCGCTGGGGCACCCTGGGCGAGCTGGTTTCGATGGGCATGATCGCCCTGACGCTGCGCGGGGACCTGAGCGACATCGCCGGGTTCTTCGCGCTGGCCTTCGGGATCAACCGGGCCATTCAGGCGGGGCTGCACCTGTGGGTGGCGCGCCAGTCGCCCGAACTGCGGGGGTTCGCGCGGCGACTGGGGCTGGCGACCGGCCTCTCGTCGCTCGTGTGGTGCGCCTCGGCCCTTTTGCCGTGGGGCGGCGGCGCACAGCTGCTGGCCTGGACCTTTGCCCTGCTGCTCGAAGTCCTGACGCCGGTCCTGGCGCGCGACGCAGGCCGCGCGGCCCTGCCACATGCAGGCCACCTGCCCGAGCGGGTGGGCCTGCTCCAGATCATCGCGCTCGGCGAGATCGTGACCGAGGTGGTGGGCGGCGCCCGGCAGCAGCGCCTGAGCGTCGCCACGCTGCTGCCCGCGCTGTGCGCCATCATCCTGGCCGTGGCGTTGTGGCGGCTGTACTTCGATCAGGCGCGCAGCCTGCCGCTCCTCGGCGCGCACCTCCAGGGGCGGGTAAACACCATGCTGGCGTGGCTGTACGGGCACTTTCCCTTCACGCTGTCGGTGGTCATGCTCAGTGTAGGGGCGGGCCACAGCATCAGCAGCGCCTCGGCGCAGCAGGCGGCGACCCTGCAGCAGTTCGTGGCGTGGCCGCTGGCGGGCGCTCTCGCCACGCTGGCCTTCTTGCGCTGGACCACCCTGCGCCTCACCGAGCGCCGCGCCGATCGCAGCCTGTGGGCGCTGCTGCTGGGCGCCGGCTTGGCGGCGCTGCTGGGACCCACCGACCTCGATCCCCTGCGGCTACACGCGCTCTCGGCCGCCCTGGCGGTGGGGGTCGCCGTGGTGGTTGCGGGCGACTCAAGCACCCGCCGCCTGGGCCAGATCGAGCAGCGCGTTACGGCCCGGCTCGAAGAGGAGCCGGATCCGTGA
- the ruvA gene encoding Holliday junction branch migration protein RuvA, giving the protein MIAYLSGMVREVREGSAVVVAGGVGYEVQCPASTLGRLKVGEIAELSTRFVVREDAQLLFGFSDADSLKLFDLLTGVSGVGPKLGLALLSALPPSAVAQGLLSGDVKLLSSVSGVGKKTAERLVLELQNKVPEHLAAGAVAGGARPAQVDSTAGRDAVDALLALGFREAQVRSAVSELLAADPAQTADALIRKSLGKLR; this is encoded by the coding sequence ATGATTGCTTACCTGTCCGGCATGGTGCGAGAGGTACGAGAGGGGAGCGCCGTCGTCGTGGCGGGCGGCGTGGGCTACGAAGTGCAGTGCCCGGCCAGCACCCTGGGCCGCCTGAAGGTGGGAGAAATCGCCGAACTCAGCACCCGCTTCGTGGTGCGTGAGGACGCCCAGCTCCTGTTCGGCTTTTCCGACGCCGACAGTCTCAAACTTTTCGATCTGCTCACCGGAGTGTCGGGGGTGGGGCCCAAGCTCGGGCTCGCCCTGCTCTCGGCCCTGCCGCCCTCGGCGGTGGCGCAGGGCCTGCTCTCGGGCGACGTGAAACTGCTCTCCAGCGTGTCGGGCGTGGGCAAGAAGACGGCCGAGCGCCTGGTGCTCGAACTCCAGAACAAGGTGCCCGAGCACCTCGCGGCCGGGGCGGTGGCCGGCGGCGCGCGGCCGGCCCAGGTGGACAGCACCGCCGGGCGCGACGCGGTGGACGCGCTGCTGGCGCTGGGGTTCCGCGAGGCACAGGTGCGCTCGGCCGTGTCCGAGCTGCTGGCCGCCGACCCGGCGCAGACCGCCGACGCCCTGATCCGCAAGTCGCTCGGCAAACTGAGGTGA
- a CDS encoding GNAT family N-acetyltransferase — protein sequence MTPPDLRLARPDDRDALYRICLLTADSGEDGTAMYRDPELVGHVYAGPYLAGQPDLTFVLEDAGGVCGYVLGAQDTRAFGAWEEREWWPDLRRRSPDPAGIPAARRSPDERLAFLIHHPPQMPAEVLDRYPSHLHIDLLPRAQGGGNGRRLLEKLFAALREGGSPGVHLGVGIKNVRAQGFYRHLGFTELRRENGGALLGLRL from the coding sequence ATGACCCCGCCCGACCTGCGCCTCGCCCGGCCCGACGACCGCGACGCCCTGTACCGCATCTGTCTACTGACGGCCGACAGCGGCGAGGACGGCACGGCGATGTACCGGGACCCCGAACTGGTCGGGCACGTCTACGCCGGGCCGTACCTGGCCGGGCAGCCGGACCTGACCTTCGTGCTGGAGGACGCCGGAGGCGTGTGCGGCTACGTGCTGGGCGCGCAGGACACGCGGGCCTTCGGGGCGTGGGAGGAGCGGGAATGGTGGCCGGACCTGCGGCGGCGCTCTCCCGACCCGGCCGGAATTCCGGCCGCGCGGCGCAGCCCCGACGAGCGGCTCGCCTTCCTGATCCACCATCCGCCACAGATGCCAGCGGAGGTACTGGACCGCTATCCCTCGCACCTGCACATCGACCTGCTACCGCGTGCCCAGGGCGGGGGCAATGGCCGACGGCTGCTGGAAAAGCTGTTTGCGGCGCTGCGGGAAGGCGGTTCGCCGGGCGTCCACCTGGGGGTGGGCATCAAGAACGTGCGCGCACAGGGGTTCTACCGGCACCTCGGCTTCACGGAGCTGCGCCGCGAGAACGGAGGCGCGCTGCTGGGGCTGCGGCTATAG
- the metG gene encoding methionine--tRNA ligase, with protein sequence MTSSPVQHSSLEQGIEFFITTAIDYANGAPHIGHVYEKILGDAIARYQRLAGRDVTFVMGTDEHGEKISKAAAKGGVTPQQLVDDLSNRAFQGLWKRLEISYDAFIRTTSPRHKQFVQEVLQRVYDAEDIYFAEYEGLYSVGAERYVTEKELVEGQDGVRRYPGDKDPPELRREANYFFRMEKYQAWLLETLRAQPELIQPAGYRNEVLEMLKEPIGDLSISRPKNRVPWGIELPWDPDHVTYVWFDALLSYLTPTVSQGRDPATVSGLAWHVIGKDILKPHAVFWPTMLRAAGLPLYRRLVVHSHILAEDGRKMGKSLGNAIDPEKLVSEYPVDAIRYAMLREATLSADSPFGEGILISRLNSDLANDLGNLLSRTLSMIEKYRGGVIPVPGELAEREKAIEAAALALPGEVLRLVDELKVNMAIEAAMNFVRDLNRYIAESAPWNLAKSPETQGRLDTVLHTAAEGLRVASVALEAVIPAKARELRAQLGLGRQGYPLRAAWGLIPAGTRIQPGSVLFPKPEPRTEATPAPAAPKKEKKAMTQTQDVQPSTEAPTTQPAAPTQASDTPAETQALISIDDFARIDLRIAEVVACEAVPKADKLLKLTVKLGDETRTVVSGIRKWYEPEALVGRKVVLVANLKPAKLRGIESQGMILAAEDESGNLDLVGTGLDLPSGTKVR encoded by the coding sequence ATGACGAGCAGTCCGGTACAGCACAGCAGCCTAGAGCAGGGCATCGAATTTTTCATCACCACCGCCATCGACTACGCCAACGGGGCGCCGCATATTGGGCACGTCTACGAGAAGATCCTCGGGGACGCCATCGCGCGCTACCAGCGCCTCGCCGGACGCGACGTAACCTTCGTCATGGGCACCGACGAGCACGGCGAAAAGATCAGCAAGGCCGCCGCGAAGGGCGGCGTGACCCCGCAGCAGCTCGTGGACGACCTCTCTAACCGCGCCTTCCAGGGACTGTGGAAGCGGCTGGAGATCAGCTACGACGCCTTCATCCGCACGACCTCGCCCCGGCACAAGCAGTTCGTGCAAGAAGTCTTGCAGCGGGTCTACGACGCCGAGGACATCTACTTTGCCGAGTACGAGGGCCTGTACTCGGTGGGCGCCGAGCGCTACGTCACCGAGAAGGAACTCGTGGAGGGACAGGACGGCGTGCGCCGCTACCCCGGCGACAAGGACCCACCCGAGCTGCGGCGCGAGGCCAACTACTTTTTCCGCATGGAGAAGTACCAGGCCTGGCTGCTGGAGACGCTGCGCGCCCAGCCCGAGCTGATTCAGCCGGCCGGCTACCGCAACGAGGTGCTGGAGATGCTCAAGGAGCCCATCGGGGACCTCAGCATCAGCCGCCCGAAAAACCGGGTGCCCTGGGGTATCGAACTGCCCTGGGACCCGGACCACGTGACCTACGTGTGGTTCGACGCGCTCCTGAGCTACCTCACCCCCACGGTCAGCCAGGGCCGCGATCCGGCGACGGTCAGCGGGCTGGCGTGGCACGTGATCGGCAAGGACATCCTCAAGCCGCACGCGGTGTTCTGGCCGACCATGCTGCGCGCCGCCGGACTGCCGCTGTACCGCCGCCTGGTGGTGCACAGCCACATCCTGGCCGAGGACGGGCGCAAGATGGGCAAGTCGCTGGGCAACGCCATCGACCCCGAGAAGCTCGTCTCGGAGTACCCGGTAGACGCCATCCGTTACGCAATGCTGCGCGAGGCGACCCTGAGTGCCGACAGTCCCTTCGGCGAAGGCATCCTGATCTCGCGCCTGAACAGCGACCTCGCCAACGACCTGGGCAACCTGCTGTCGCGCACCCTGAGCATGATCGAGAAGTACCGGGGCGGCGTGATCCCGGTCCCCGGCGAGCTGGCCGAGCGTGAGAAGGCGATAGAGGCGGCGGCCCTGGCCTTGCCCGGCGAGGTCCTGCGGCTGGTCGACGAGCTGAAGGTGAACATGGCCATTGAGGCCGCCATGAACTTCGTGCGCGACCTGAACCGCTACATCGCCGAGAGTGCACCCTGGAACCTCGCCAAGTCGCCGGAGACGCAGGGCCGCCTGGACACCGTGCTGCACACTGCCGCCGAGGGCCTGCGCGTAGCGAGCGTGGCGCTCGAAGCCGTGATTCCGGCCAAGGCGCGCGAGCTGCGTGCCCAGCTCGGCCTGGGCCGGCAGGGCTACCCTCTGCGCGCCGCCTGGGGCCTGATTCCGGCCGGTACCCGCATTCAGCCCGGCAGCGTGCTGTTCCCCAAACCCGAACCCCGGACCGAGGCGACCCCCGCTCCCGCCGCCCCGAAAAAAGAGAAGAAAGCCATGACCCAGACCCAGGACGTTCAGCCATCCACCGAAGCCCCCACGACGCAGCCCGCCGCGCCCACCCAGGCCAGCGACACCCCGGCCGAGACGCAGGCCCTGATCTCCATTGACGACTTCGCGCGCATCGACCTGCGGATCGCGGAAGTGGTGGCCTGCGAAGCCGTGCCCAAGGCCGACAAGCTGCTCAAGCTGACGGTGAAACTGGGCGACGAGACCCGCACGGTCGTCAGCGGCATCCGCAAGTGGTACGAACCCGAAGCTCTGGTGGGCCGCAAGGTCGTGCTCGTCGCCAACCTCAAGCCGGCCAAGCTGCGCGGCATCGAGTCGCAGGGCATGATCCTGGCCGCCGAGGACGAATCGGGCAACCTCGACCTCGTGGGCACGGGGCTGGACCTGCCGAGCGGCACGAAGGTCCGGTAA